A genome region from Glutamicibacter arilaitensis Re117 includes the following:
- a CDS encoding aldo/keto reductase, producing MDTPFSELKFLDGNTIDQLGYGVWKVADADAEVVVGKAIDAGYRHIDTARIYGNEAGVGRAVAASNVPREELFITTKVWNSDQGFEKTMAAADASLQRLGLEYVDLYLIHWLQPKRGTYVDTWKALIQLQKDGKAKSIGVCNFTKEALEELYTETGVRPVINQVETHPYFPQNELRSYEAEHGILHESWSPLGHGGELLSDPVLVDIAKKHDASVAQVVIAWHLAVGNVVIPKSTTDSRIVENFESLNVKLDEEDLAAIATLDRGAEGRISADPATADFE from the coding sequence ATGGATACCCCTTTTTCTGAATTGAAGTTCCTTGACGGAAACACCATCGACCAGCTTGGCTACGGCGTCTGGAAGGTCGCCGACGCCGACGCGGAAGTGGTCGTTGGCAAGGCAATCGACGCTGGCTACCGCCACATCGACACCGCACGCATCTACGGAAACGAAGCTGGAGTAGGCCGTGCAGTGGCCGCCAGCAATGTGCCGCGCGAAGAACTGTTCATCACCACCAAGGTCTGGAACTCGGACCAGGGGTTCGAGAAGACCATGGCCGCTGCGGATGCTTCGCTTCAGCGTCTTGGCCTGGAGTACGTTGACCTGTACCTGATCCACTGGCTGCAGCCGAAGCGCGGCACCTACGTGGATACTTGGAAGGCACTGATCCAGTTGCAGAAGGACGGCAAGGCCAAGTCCATTGGCGTTTGCAACTTCACCAAGGAAGCACTCGAAGAGCTCTACACCGAAACCGGGGTCCGCCCGGTCATCAACCAGGTCGAAACCCATCCATACTTCCCCCAGAACGAGCTGCGTTCCTACGAAGCCGAGCACGGCATCCTGCACGAATCGTGGTCACCGCTGGGCCACGGCGGAGAACTGCTGAGTGACCCAGTATTGGTGGATATTGCCAAGAAGCATGACGCATCGGTGGCGCAGGTAGTCATCGCCTGGCATCTTGCCGTAGGCAATGTAGTCATCCCGAAGTCGACCACCGATTCCCGCATCGTCGAGAACTTCGAATCATTGAACGTGAAGCTGGACGAAGAAGACCTGGCAGCCATCGCTACCCTGGATCGCGGCGCCGAAGGCCGCATCTCGGCTGACCCTGCCACCGCTGACTTCGAGTAG
- a CDS encoding alpha/beta hydrolase codes for MPARSPMMRLAAVGTALAMGLAGCSSSTADSQPEDAQSSQPAAKSSAPEGLESFYTQELDWEMCGSIIECATIKVPMDYANPEGQSIDLALNRRAVDGATGNILVNPGGPGGSGLDMVSSTVPSMFSNDLQRAYNVIGFDPRGVGESSPVTCQSAAETDKGRQENLRAWVPEDQHEIIESTEDYAADCASNTGELLDHVDTVSAARDMDVIRAVLGDAQLDYLGVSYGTFLGATYADLFPQNVGRFVLDGAMDPSLPAAEVTLAQAVGFEKETDAWLASCLESDACPFTGTVEEAKVQLQQFFAQVENEPMTASDGRVVPIIDFVNGFVLPLYDDSSWSYLTDAMNAAINDADVDMILGFADLSADRQSDGTYASNSSDAFTAINCLDRPMDSSAETMQDEATELMRMAPTLGKYLAYGSITCEAWDYDSTGTPEILDAPGSNEILVIGTVGDPATPYKWSEALAKQLDNATLLTYEGHGHTAYGRSNECITKAVDEYLIDGKVPEAGTRC; via the coding sequence GTGCCTGCACGCTCACCAATGATGCGCTTGGCCGCAGTGGGAACTGCTCTGGCCATGGGCCTGGCTGGTTGCTCCTCGAGCACCGCGGATTCGCAGCCCGAAGACGCCCAGTCCTCGCAGCCAGCGGCAAAATCGAGTGCGCCCGAAGGGCTGGAATCCTTCTACACCCAGGAGCTCGACTGGGAAATGTGCGGCAGCATCATCGAATGCGCCACCATCAAGGTCCCGATGGACTACGCCAACCCAGAAGGCCAGAGCATCGACCTTGCGTTGAACCGCCGCGCCGTGGACGGGGCGACGGGCAATATTCTGGTCAATCCCGGTGGCCCCGGCGGTTCTGGACTGGACATGGTGTCCTCCACCGTGCCGAGCATGTTCAGCAATGACCTGCAGCGGGCCTACAACGTCATCGGTTTCGATCCTCGAGGCGTGGGCGAAAGCTCCCCGGTCACGTGCCAAAGCGCTGCCGAAACCGATAAGGGGCGCCAGGAAAACCTCCGTGCGTGGGTTCCTGAAGACCAGCACGAGATCATCGAGAGCACCGAGGACTATGCGGCTGACTGCGCCTCCAATACCGGCGAACTGCTCGACCACGTCGATACCGTATCGGCAGCCAGGGACATGGACGTGATCCGTGCGGTGCTCGGTGATGCGCAGCTGGACTACCTCGGTGTCTCCTACGGAACATTCCTAGGCGCCACCTATGCTGATCTGTTCCCGCAGAATGTGGGGCGTTTCGTGCTGGACGGAGCCATGGATCCTTCGTTGCCAGCTGCCGAAGTGACCTTGGCCCAGGCGGTTGGCTTCGAGAAGGAAACCGACGCCTGGCTCGCCAGCTGTCTGGAAAGCGATGCGTGCCCGTTCACCGGAACTGTTGAAGAGGCCAAGGTGCAGCTGCAGCAGTTCTTTGCGCAGGTGGAGAACGAGCCGATGACCGCCAGCGATGGGCGCGTCGTTCCGATCATCGATTTCGTCAACGGGTTCGTTTTGCCGCTGTATGACGATTCCAGCTGGTCCTATCTCACCGATGCGATGAATGCTGCCATCAATGACGCTGATGTGGATATGATCCTCGGTTTTGCGGATCTGTCTGCAGACCGCCAGAGCGATGGCACCTACGCTTCGAATTCGTCCGATGCTTTCACTGCCATCAATTGCTTGGACCGTCCAATGGATTCCAGCGCAGAAACAATGCAGGACGAAGCAACGGAGCTGATGCGCATGGCTCCGACCTTAGGCAAGTATTTGGCCTATGGCAGTATCACTTGCGAGGCTTGGGATTACGATTCCACCGGCACTCCTGAGATCCTCGATGCCCCGGGCTCTAATGAGATTCTGGTCATCGGCACCGTAGGCGATCCAGCCACCCCCTATAAGTGGTCGGAGGCCCTCGCCAAGCAGCTGGATAACGCGACCCTGCTGACCTATGAAGGCCATGGCCACACCGCATATGGGCGTTCCAATGAGTGCATTACCAAAGCTGTGGATGAGTACCTGATCGACGGCAAAGTCCCCGAAGCCGGCACCCGCTGCTGA
- a CDS encoding DNA polymerase III subunit delta', which yields MIRPVFADLAGQERVISTLTAEVDRGNPTHAWLVTGPPGSGRTTAARAFAAALQCTQTPAGCGQCANCKMVMNSEHPDVSFVSTDKFEYQIADVRHLITRAQESAGTGRWRIIIIEDADRMSERSTNVLLKAIEEPPAKMIWILCAPSPADVLVTIRSRCRAVNLSVPAAQDVADLLVRRDGLEPEQAMFAARVSQSHIGVARLLARDEQARIQREKVVTLPLRTTTLPQAMAAAAEISKLASERAENITGTDLQNKIAQLRHANGLGLEENIPAGLRGQFKALEDDAKRFARRTAFDALDRTLTDLTTFFRDVLSIQLHADIELINEHLREKLERFAAAQSSEKSLAQLDAINETRSRLAANVNQLMALEALMTRLLPQPGRR from the coding sequence GTGATTCGGCCGGTATTCGCAGACCTCGCCGGCCAGGAGCGTGTTATCTCCACGTTGACCGCTGAGGTTGACCGAGGCAATCCGACGCATGCCTGGTTGGTTACCGGCCCTCCCGGTTCCGGACGCACCACCGCTGCGCGGGCCTTTGCGGCAGCCTTGCAGTGCACCCAGACCCCGGCCGGCTGCGGGCAGTGCGCCAACTGCAAGATGGTGATGAACTCCGAACACCCGGATGTCTCCTTCGTCTCCACCGACAAATTCGAATACCAGATCGCTGATGTGCGCCATCTGATCACCCGCGCCCAGGAAAGTGCAGGCACCGGCCGCTGGCGCATCATCATCATTGAAGACGCTGACCGCATGTCCGAGCGCAGCACCAACGTGCTGCTCAAGGCCATTGAAGAGCCTCCAGCCAAGATGATCTGGATCCTGTGCGCTCCTTCCCCTGCCGATGTGCTGGTGACCATCCGCTCGCGTTGCCGCGCGGTCAACCTCTCGGTTCCTGCTGCACAGGACGTCGCCGACCTCTTGGTGCGCCGCGATGGCTTGGAACCGGAACAGGCGATGTTTGCCGCACGCGTTTCCCAGTCCCACATTGGCGTGGCCCGCCTGCTGGCCCGTGACGAACAGGCACGCATCCAGCGTGAAAAGGTCGTCACCTTGCCCTTGCGCACCACGACCCTGCCCCAGGCCATGGCCGCCGCGGCAGAAATTTCAAAGCTGGCCAGCGAACGCGCGGAAAACATCACCGGCACCGACCTGCAGAACAAGATTGCCCAGCTGCGCCATGCCAACGGCTTGGGCCTGGAAGAGAACATCCCTGCTGGCCTGCGCGGACAATTCAAGGCGCTGGAAGATGATGCCAAGCGTTTTGCCCGTCGTACTGCTTTCGACGCCTTGGACCGGACCCTCACGGATCTCACCACGTTCTTCCGCGATGTCTTGAGCATCCAGCTGCATGCCGATATTGAACTGATCAACGAGCACCTTCGTGAGAAGCTCGAGCGTTTCGCTGCGGCGCAGTCCAGCGAAAAGTCCCTGGCCCAGCTCGATGCCATTAATGAAACCCGCAGCCGCCTGGCTGCAAACGTCAACCAGCTCATGGCGCTGGAAGCACTCATGACACGTTTGCTTCCACAGCCTGGACGCCGCTAA
- the tmk gene encoding dTMP kinase: MSIESSAPTRGLFIVFEGGDGAGKTTQVAMAQQWLESRGATVRTTREPGGTQISEELRSLVLEHGHGEIDARTEALIYSAARAAHVQQVIRPSLEAGTHIICDRFVDSSLAYQGMGRELGFAAVASINDFATGGLKPDVTIILDISAEHGRARRIAASGGVEDSDRLEAEPDDFHERIRNAFLELAAQDPQRYLVLDATASVEQLHQSIVEHLAGLL, from the coding sequence GTGAGTATCGAATCTAGTGCCCCGACCCGTGGCTTATTCATCGTTTTCGAAGGTGGCGACGGCGCTGGGAAGACCACGCAGGTTGCCATGGCCCAGCAGTGGCTGGAGTCCCGTGGAGCCACGGTGCGCACTACTCGCGAACCGGGCGGAACCCAGATCAGTGAAGAGCTGCGTTCCCTGGTGCTTGAACATGGCCACGGCGAAATCGATGCCCGTACCGAGGCGTTGATCTATTCTGCCGCGCGCGCCGCGCACGTCCAGCAGGTAATCCGCCCGTCCTTGGAGGCTGGCACCCACATCATCTGCGACCGCTTTGTTGATTCCTCCTTGGCCTACCAGGGCATGGGCCGCGAACTCGGGTTTGCGGCCGTTGCCTCGATCAATGACTTTGCCACCGGCGGGTTGAAGCCCGATGTCACCATCATTCTTGATATTTCTGCCGAGCACGGACGTGCCCGGCGGATCGCCGCGAGCGGTGGCGTGGAAGACTCCGACCGCTTAGAGGCTGAGCCCGATGATTTCCACGAGCGCATCCGCAACGCCTTCCTGGAACTAGCGGCACAAGATCCGCAGCGCTACCTGGTTTTGGACGCCACCGCGAGCGTGGAACAACTCCACCAGTCGATTGTCGAGCATTTGGCAGGTCTGTTGTGA
- a CDS encoding trans-sulfuration enzyme family protein, translating into MNPRNADSARTPAWDPKTLLVAGGRPAHGYDAPVNHPVTFTSTYHSKGQAAPGERVYARFSNPTWDPFEQVLGELEAATLPALVFSSGMAAIAAALSIVPEAGVLVMPRHSYNGSLALSSELQEAGRLSIRPVDIANTEEVLAALDGADVLWVESPTNPMLEVADLPALLAAAKAKNTVSIVDNTFATPLLQQPLNHGADLVVHSVTKYLSGHSDVIMGALVTSDEQLHSRLHGYRTLHGAIAGPMDTFLALRGVRTMSVRIDRSQSNSQVLAERLADHPKVQAVRYPGLPSDPGHERAAKLMGGFGSVIALEAGSSAQEADRVLDALKLITGATSLGGVESLAERRARHASEPASVPASLIRLSVGIEDVEDLWADLDQALEQL; encoded by the coding sequence ATGAACCCCCGCAACGCAGATTCAGCCAGAACTCCCGCCTGGGATCCGAAAACTTTGCTCGTTGCCGGAGGGCGTCCAGCCCACGGCTATGACGCTCCGGTCAACCATCCAGTGACCTTCACCTCCACCTATCATTCCAAAGGCCAAGCCGCACCTGGCGAACGCGTCTATGCCCGCTTCTCAAACCCCACCTGGGATCCTTTTGAGCAGGTGCTCGGCGAGCTCGAAGCAGCAACTCTTCCCGCTTTGGTGTTCTCCTCGGGGATGGCGGCTATCGCCGCCGCACTGAGCATCGTGCCGGAAGCTGGCGTGCTGGTCATGCCCCGGCACTCCTACAACGGATCACTGGCGTTGAGTTCTGAACTGCAGGAGGCCGGACGGCTCAGCATTCGCCCGGTGGACATCGCCAATACCGAAGAAGTACTCGCCGCCTTGGATGGCGCCGATGTGCTCTGGGTCGAATCTCCCACCAACCCCATGCTCGAAGTTGCCGACCTGCCTGCCTTGCTGGCGGCAGCGAAAGCTAAGAACACCGTGAGCATCGTGGATAACACCTTTGCCACTCCGCTGCTCCAGCAGCCGCTGAACCACGGGGCCGACCTGGTGGTGCATTCAGTAACCAAATACCTTTCAGGACACTCGGATGTGATCATGGGCGCGCTGGTCACCAGCGACGAGCAACTGCACAGCCGCCTGCACGGGTACCGGACCCTGCATGGGGCCATTGCCGGGCCGATGGATACCTTCCTCGCATTGCGCGGTGTGCGCACCATGTCGGTACGCATTGATCGTTCGCAGTCCAACAGCCAGGTGCTGGCCGAAAGGCTCGCGGACCATCCCAAGGTGCAGGCAGTACGCTACCCGGGTCTGCCCAGCGATCCGGGCCATGAGCGGGCTGCGAAGCTCATGGGCGGTTTCGGTTCGGTGATCGCCCTTGAAGCCGGAAGCAGCGCGCAGGAGGCCGACCGTGTACTGGACGCGCTCAAGCTGATCACCGGCGCCACCTCGCTTGGCGGCGTGGAATCCCTGGCCGAGCGACGCGCCCGCCATGCCTCGGAACCAGCCAGCGTGCCAGCCAGCCTGATTCGGCTCTCGGTGGGCATTGAAGATGTGGAAGACCTCTGGGCTGATCTGGATCAGGCACTGGAACAGCTCTAA
- a CDS encoding DUF2516 family protein — protein sequence MNMMYAAQLIEYYLMIALSVVIVALAVWALVDCLRRGADRFAQEGKRTKGFWLGMTVASTAVALLGVFSQGGIGFLQLIGACIACVYLADVKPAVSGKGGGWYNY from the coding sequence ATGAACATGATGTACGCGGCCCAATTGATTGAGTACTACTTGATGATCGCTCTGAGCGTCGTCATTGTTGCGCTCGCCGTCTGGGCCCTGGTTGATTGCCTGCGCCGTGGCGCGGACCGCTTCGCCCAGGAAGGCAAGCGCACCAAGGGATTCTGGCTGGGGATGACCGTCGCCAGCACCGCGGTGGCCCTGCTCGGCGTGTTCAGCCAGGGCGGCATCGGCTTCCTGCAGCTGATCGGTGCCTGCATCGCCTGCGTATACCTTGCCGACGTCAAGCCTGCTGTCAGCGGCAAGGGCGGCGGCTGGTACAACTACTAG
- a CDS encoding phosphoglyceromutase — protein MSHTLILLRHGQSEWNEKNLFTGWYDVSLTEKGRAEAARGGQLLTEAGYKPEVLHTSLLTRAIVTANLALEAAGRSWIPVNRDWRLNERHYGALQGKDKAQTLAEFGEEQFMEWRRSYDTPPPALDDSSEFSQINDERYAALGDSAPRTECLKDVLDRMLPYWENNIKADLSAGKTVMVTAHGNSLRALVKHLDGISDEDIAGLNIPTGIPLVYELDDNFQPITRGGTYLDPEAAADAIKAVANQGRK, from the coding sequence ATGAGCCACACTTTGATTTTGCTTCGCCACGGACAGAGCGAATGGAACGAAAAGAACCTGTTTACCGGTTGGTACGACGTATCGCTGACCGAGAAGGGCCGTGCCGAAGCTGCACGCGGCGGCCAGCTGCTGACCGAAGCGGGCTACAAGCCTGAGGTGCTTCACACCTCGTTGCTGACCCGCGCGATTGTTACCGCAAACCTGGCATTGGAGGCCGCTGGCCGATCGTGGATCCCAGTGAACCGCGACTGGCGCCTGAACGAGCGCCACTACGGTGCGCTGCAGGGCAAGGACAAGGCGCAGACCTTGGCCGAATTCGGCGAAGAGCAGTTCATGGAATGGCGCCGCAGCTACGACACCCCGCCACCAGCACTGGATGATTCCTCGGAATTCAGCCAGATCAACGATGAGCGCTATGCAGCGTTGGGCGATTCCGCTCCACGCACCGAGTGCCTCAAGGATGTACTGGACCGCATGCTTCCGTACTGGGAGAACAACATCAAGGCTGATCTGTCGGCAGGCAAGACCGTGATGGTCACCGCCCACGGCAACTCGCTGCGTGCGCTGGTCAAGCATTTGGATGGCATCAGCGATGAAGACATTGCTGGTCTGAACATCCCTACCGGCATTCCGCTGGTCTATGAGTTGGATGACAACTTCCAGCCAATCACCAGGGGCGGAACCTACTTGGATCCAGAGGCTGCTGCCGACGCTATTAAGGCCGTCGCCAACCAGGGACGCAAGTAA